In a single window of the Melioribacteraceae bacterium genome:
- a CDS encoding DEAD/DEAH box helicase family protein: MLISDELKFSSIRDNHKHGSVAEFLKNNIGNKSNLSIVSAYFTIYAYEKLKEQLDSIDHLRFLFGEPTFIKSIDPAKLNKRDFKIEDDSLVVPINSKLSQKAIARECCDWINSKVEIKSMVKPNFLHGKLYLIENSNGVKESVMGSSNFTVSGLGLGGSPNIELNMVIQDRRDLEDLSNWFNELWENKDGLVEDVKEQVIKYLEQLYVENEPEFIYFKTLYHIFENYLSEQQKGGLLTEQTGFFESEVWNMLYDFQKDGVKGAINKILKHNGCIIADSVGLGKTFEALAVIKYFELLNNRVLVLCPKKLSSNWTVFQAGQSNQLNPFRKDRFNYTVLYHTDLLRTSGKSDANGIDLENINWGAFDLIVIDESHNFRGNPLEKTLDDGTTRMNRAKWLMEKIIKSGVKTKVLLLSATPVNNNLRDLRNQVYLITEGKSDALLETSQIKDISQTLKTAQNQFTRWADKTNKQKTVKQLLERLDSSFFKLLDELTIARSRKHILNFYNINAVGQFPIRLKPHSVYPNIDLNNRFFTYDALNKKILEYKLSIFNPSKYVKPQFKVKYEKETETELQGFNQAKREVLLIGMMKINFLKRLESSIESFEISMDRTITKIESLENRINEFLKAKSPSNEESLDQFIPDENEQEENSDELEQWQVGKKLKFDLADLNLDDWKNDLAVDKAALIDLYNNAKAVTVDRDAKLKELKTLIERKIQKPFNGNNKKLLIFTAFADTAEYLYNSLNEFVRKNLNLHIALVAGSFSKTTFGKNEFLNILTNFSPVSKNRSSIKSLPQDDEIDILIATDCISEGQNLQDCDYLINYDIHWNPVRIIQRFGRIDRIGSKNSEIQLVNFWPTKDLDKYIYLKERVEARMALVDVTATGEDNILNTEQIEDLITEDLKYRNKQLKKLQNEVLDLEELDENISLTDFTLDDFRIELMNFIENNKERLKEAPLGLYAVVPSPSGRYAEKKELSLFSNSENEIIKPGVVFCLKQKGNSDGNEEVNPLQPYFLVYIRDDGTVRFNYTNAKQILEVYRLMCQNKKEPYDALCQLFNEDTKHGEDMSIYSSLLQKAIQEISNVFKKRAAQKLVSDRGALLIPKEKQINEMNDFELVTWLVIK, encoded by the coding sequence ATGTTAATATCAGATGAATTAAAATTCTCTTCTATTAGAGACAACCATAAACATGGCTCAGTTGCTGAGTTTCTTAAAAACAATATTGGTAATAAATCAAATTTATCGATTGTCTCTGCTTACTTCACTATTTATGCTTATGAAAAACTCAAAGAACAGCTCGACTCTATAGACCATTTGCGTTTCCTTTTTGGTGAACCAACTTTTATTAAATCTATTGACCCGGCCAAGTTGAACAAACGAGATTTCAAAATTGAAGATGATAGTTTAGTTGTCCCTATAAATAGTAAGCTTTCTCAAAAGGCTATTGCAAGGGAATGCTGCGATTGGATTAATAGTAAGGTGGAAATCAAATCTATGGTCAAACCTAATTTTCTCCATGGCAAACTCTATCTCATCGAGAATAGCAATGGTGTTAAAGAATCCGTTATGGGTAGCTCAAACTTTACCGTAAGCGGTTTAGGCTTAGGCGGAAGCCCAAATATTGAACTCAACATGGTGATTCAAGATCGCCGTGATCTTGAAGACCTTTCCAATTGGTTTAATGAGCTGTGGGAAAATAAAGATGGTTTAGTAGAGGATGTTAAAGAACAAGTTATTAAATATCTTGAACAGCTTTATGTTGAAAACGAACCAGAGTTTATTTATTTCAAAACACTTTATCATATTTTTGAAAATTATCTTTCTGAACAACAGAAAGGCGGATTGTTAACCGAACAAACTGGTTTTTTTGAAAGTGAAGTATGGAATATGCTTTACGATTTTCAAAAGGATGGTGTAAAAGGTGCAATCAATAAAATACTAAAACATAATGGATGTATAATTGCCGATAGTGTTGGACTTGGTAAAACATTCGAAGCTTTAGCTGTAATAAAGTATTTTGAACTTCTTAATAATCGCGTGCTTGTTCTTTGTCCAAAAAAGCTTTCATCAAACTGGACTGTTTTCCAAGCTGGCCAAAGTAATCAGCTTAATCCATTTAGAAAGGATAGATTCAATTATACTGTATTATATCACACCGATCTTTTAAGAACTTCCGGTAAATCAGATGCCAACGGAATTGATTTAGAAAATATAAATTGGGGTGCTTTTGATCTGATAGTAATTGATGAAAGCCATAACTTTCGTGGAAATCCTCTCGAAAAAACATTAGATGATGGCACAACTCGCATGAACCGTGCAAAATGGTTGATGGAAAAAATCATCAAGTCCGGAGTCAAAACTAAAGTGCTTCTTTTATCAGCAACTCCCGTAAATAACAATCTGCGCGATCTTCGTAATCAAGTTTATCTTATTACTGAAGGTAAAAGTGATGCATTGTTGGAAACTTCACAAATCAAGGATATTTCTCAGACACTTAAAACTGCTCAAAATCAATTTACTCGATGGGCAGACAAAACCAACAAACAAAAAACTGTTAAACAACTGCTCGAAAGATTAGATTCTTCTTTCTTCAAGTTATTAGATGAACTTACTATTGCCCGCAGCAGAAAGCATATTCTGAATTTTTATAACATTAATGCTGTTGGTCAATTTCCTATTCGCTTAAAGCCACATTCCGTTTATCCTAATATTGATCTTAATAATCGTTTTTTTACTTATGATGCACTGAACAAAAAAATTCTCGAATACAAGCTTTCTATTTTTAATCCTTCCAAATATGTCAAGCCACAGTTTAAAGTAAAATATGAAAAAGAAACTGAAACTGAATTGCAAGGTTTTAATCAAGCAAAACGAGAAGTACTACTAATTGGTATGATGAAGATTAATTTCTTGAAGAGACTCGAAAGCTCTATTGAATCCTTTGAAATCTCAATGGATCGCACCATTACTAAAATTGAATCTCTAGAGAATAGAATAAATGAATTTCTTAAAGCAAAATCCCCCTCTAATGAGGAATCTTTAGATCAATTTATACCCGATGAAAATGAACAAGAAGAAAACTCCGATGAGCTTGAGCAATGGCAAGTGGGCAAAAAACTGAAATTTGATCTTGCCGATCTTAATCTTGATGATTGGAAAAACGATTTAGCAGTTGATAAAGCAGCCCTTATCGATTTATATAACAATGCGAAAGCCGTTACTGTAGATCGTGATGCAAAATTGAAAGAACTCAAAACTTTGATTGAAAGGAAAATTCAGAAACCTTTTAACGGAAATAACAAAAAGTTATTAATTTTCACTGCCTTTGCGGATACTGCGGAATACCTCTACAATTCTTTAAATGAATTTGTGAGGAAGAATCTTAACCTGCACATCGCTTTAGTTGCCGGATCATTTTCAAAAACAACTTTTGGCAAAAATGAATTTCTTAATATCCTTACAAATTTCTCGCCGGTTTCTAAAAATCGTTCTTCAATTAAATCACTGCCGCAAGATGATGAGATAGATATTCTTATTGCCACAGATTGTATAAGCGAAGGGCAAAACCTACAAGATTGTGACTACCTTATTAACTACGATATCCATTGGAATCCTGTTCGTATTATTCAGCGCTTTGGTCGTATTGATCGTATTGGAAGCAAGAATTCGGAAATTCAGTTGGTCAATTTCTGGCCTACTAAAGACCTTGATAAATATATTTACTTAAAAGAACGTGTTGAAGCTCGGATGGCTCTTGTAGATGTTACAGCTACCGGAGAAGATAATATTCTTAATACAGAACAGATAGAAGATTTGATAACAGAAGATTTGAAATACCGTAACAAGCAGCTCAAAAAACTTCAAAATGAAGTGTTGGATCTGGAAGAACTCGATGAGAATATTTCACTTACAGATTTCACCTTGGACGACTTCAGAATAGAGTTAATGAATTTTATTGAGAACAACAAAGAAAGATTAAAAGAAGCCCCGCTTGGTCTTTATGCTGTAGTTCCTTCTCCCTCCGGTAGATATGCTGAAAAAAAAGAATTGAGTTTGTTCTCTAATTCTGAAAATGAAATTATTAAGCCCGGTGTTGTTTTCTGTCTTAAACAAAAAGGGAATTCTGATGGCAACGAAGAAGTAAATCCTCTCCAACCCTATTTCCTGGTTTACATTCGTGATGATGGAACCGTTCGGTTTAATTACACTAATGCAAAACAAATTCTTGAAGTCTACAGGCTTATGTGCCAGAACAAAAAAG